One Halanaerobium hydrogeniformans genomic window, GTTCAGGCAGAAAGCCAGATTTCTTTTGATCAAAAAATGAGAAATATTGAAACAGAAACTGCAACCTTTGCTTTAGGCTGTTTTTGGGGTCCAGATGCTTCTTTTGGTGCTTTAGAAGGTGTTGTGAGGACAAGGGTTGGTTATGCAGGAGGAACTACTGAGAATCCGAGCTATAAAGCAATTGGTGATCATACTGAAACGATAGAAATTGATTATGATCCTGAAGTTATTTCATATAGAGAATTGCTAGAAATATTTTTTAAGAGTCATAATCCATTTCAGAGATCTTATTCCAAACAATATGCTTCATTAATATTATTTCACAATGAAGTACAAAAAAATATGGCACTTGAAGTTAAAGCAGAGCTTAATGCTGAAAGATCTGCTGAGATTAAAACGAATATAAAAAAATTAGATGAATTTTATTTAGCTGAAGATTATCATCAGAAATTTAGATTACAGCAGAGTTCGAAATTTAAAAATCATTATTTAACTAAGATGTCAATGGAAGAATTTATTAATTCACCTGCTGTCACAAAAGCCAATGGGTATATAAGTGGTAATGGTTTAAAAGACAACATTATTAAAAACATTGGCGAGCTTGGACTTTCTGAGCAACTACAGGAAGAACTCCTGGAATTAAATGATATTGATCCAGCCGAATGTACAAGTTTTTGTGCAACCCAGGCTGCTGATAGTGTAGAAATAAATGAAGCAGAAAGTGATGCAGAATTAAGGGAACGTTTAACTGATCTGCAGTATAAAGTAACTCAGCTTGATGCTACTGAACCTGCTTTCAATAATAAGTACTGGGATAATAAAGAACCTGGTATATATGTTGATA contains:
- the msrB gene encoding peptide-methionine (R)-S-oxide reductase MsrB → MSNIIILLLTFLLVLSTINTVQAESQISFDQKMRNIETETATFALGCFWGPDASFGALEGVVRTRVGYAGGTTENPSYKAIGDHTETIEIDYDPEVISYRELLEIFFKSHNPFQRSYSKQYASLILFHNEVQKNMALEVKAELNAERSAEIKTNIKKLDEFYLAEDYHQKFRLQQSSKFKNHYLTKMSMEEFINSPAVTKANGYISGNGLKDNIIKNIGELGLSEQLQEELLELNDIDPAECTSFCATQAADSVEINEAESDAELRERLTDLQYKVTQLDATEPAFNNKYWDNKEPGIYVDIVSGEPLFSSKDKFESGSGWPSFTKPLVDENIVEKEDNSFWMKRIEVRSKNADSHLGHVFNDGPQPTGLRYCINSAALRFIPVENLTEEGYSEFKELFE